Proteins from a single region of Macaca nemestrina isolate mMacNem1 chromosome 13, mMacNem.hap1, whole genome shotgun sequence:
- the LOC112423682 gene encoding small ribosomal subunit protein uS14-like has product MGHQQLYQSHLQKFSQGSRSHGICSDLHSLIQKYGHNMCLQCFHWYAKDIDFIKLD; this is encoded by the coding sequence ATGGGTCACCAGCAGCTGTACCAGAGCCACCTGCAAAAATTCAGCCAGGGTTCTCGCTCTCATGGCATCTGCTCAGACCTGCACAGTCTGATCCAGAAATATGGCCACAATATGTGCCTCCAGTGTTTCCATTGGTATGCAAAGGATATAGATTTCATTAAGTTGGACTAA